The Macrobrachium rosenbergii isolate ZJJX-2024 chromosome 8, ASM4041242v1, whole genome shotgun sequence genome includes a region encoding these proteins:
- the LOC136840737 gene encoding mucin-2-like — protein sequence MKLLVLVLTVASCLGQQGLPREVKWDYSEWQPILAPCATCRQSRILEVKPAQISTVAVRNPVLPQSEDETSAIQLPPEDTSSVVQLPPKDTSSSGVQLPPEDTSSVVQLPPDDTSSVIQLQPEDSSSVIQLQPVFLTNLPEIKPETFVKTRPPIFKTNPSEIRAKNLVPSTPPRTPAISFPPTIKPGFPLTPAVPGANGINQVRLVYLPEGSIQQLSSANAARIIPTSQAPNQIRESIDSFPPLPSPQVIQSIDFSDKQKRDHEGRIVSGGATNSLPMSLITTRGHENDAREKLKLLEAALSAPFEQESEKLPRVFIAPSHVPPPPGYVKIPLVPQGKSESHGNGNEPLPPTFLTPDSRNPPPGFIKFDLPSTVSKLSKDIPVVVPNSQVEPNVIFSGPTISSTPGPIRPDAALNFQAQNLRTGKNIVSSAQVSQVIPKEESKPTVPPKSLVPSDQAVTEPRPLPGPLNSLRPIPQRPAPLPQNGPQNGFQTQFFPPRQPSPFPQQSLSNLNQPHPFAHRPGQPLPLFPGQPVVQPLPHSGQLFPRPGQQFVQHNPSTPRPENHFVQPNQVFPNQGIPRPLPPFPQAGQPHNQQFLHPGQPVLQPGQGFPRIIQHFQQPNHPLPHPGQRPVNTNPNQSVFRSPNAPVKSDFPDINSNSLNQPENFNQELVTPVPSPSPSLPTIPPLVNVPHSIPKSVVQNTPRPQLISPFPQKEFPSGSPTPTTFFQSSPRPIPSTESPVFPQRPTSFSTPEPPALIPLSSPSPFSSSRSPTTFTPVPVFLDSHTVGRSGFSSTERPEPFTTPVPFTTPEPVTFTTPRPAPFTTPRPAPFTTQRPAPFTTPTPSFIITPRPILTSSQPPFSSLNPQPVTFSPLPLFETSSPRNPFQQTFGIEETELETLPPLLHEHQSLDISGVKEPQIPFIQEPQVQSAHPQDPVSPQFTPSEEPVTVRIPSFQRPQTTTLTRFPGPQSPRIPAFQRPAPSLIADNENSKEIQETGRRQRLPLFPRFQRPRVTTVVPEEEDQTFQPEILTTEFIPTTTPSTLSTPSQPTTVKVTTFKPKFNFNLGNRRPFFRRKQRPTEEDDKKEKDAGDKKTEPVTLFPPFSVARTLNPQREDKKEVDKSSAAGESGVTVPPSGTFGRRIRPRTKSPSVRSNDESDAESPRPSGLRARGPVSNRARELPDWLKARRRVRGRFRGSSTTTENVRVVDDFLEDDIPLDAIENNEFSGAESTLVVFSRPLENAVSGAVIGEETEKVLDEEGEIKYEEQNQEEKQIKPDEKQVAEVVTDYSDGNSSIHHESSVIPEDSIASADAGVSVEPEDAAESYEDYTYESTESVPEPEPEPSDKYVADYSKYEDDTEDTSETYNTHDQPRRQSPSFPNPQPTQQTVIHTPAHSHPLIIPKIPSVENSEINPVETLIDHTVDEVEDATERYVGSESSDENELVALLPIDKETDEPNLDIEVDVENEYESVTKRTNFSHENNSSEIDNETHQLGGEGEEGAEGEMDGESQEHREDSYQEYSTEPPEILSLFPNDYFTALSPGQSQEYDYYEYDSYEDEGSIEGVDQNFGGSSAQVVFAVPVTEYYPEDTTWIQEQFESTEENVEVNDSEVAVPTTEEAFLMTTEELEVGMERSDATTEYPSLDEDEDEPVTESQVEYEDVTPYYNIVTEIPEEEVPVSTLDYSESFVTAENSTTAVPTTTVPPTTTVPVLTNVGTSSTTAPRPASIRPLYARLQSIGKKEAEVAIKKLGRHPKILGQSTVTEIRSSDPVICFRDNQCVRARGQRRRGNYKP from the exons ATGAAGCT aTTGGTTTTGGTGTTGACAGTGGCCAGCTGTCTAGGTCAGCAAGGCCTCCCTAGAGAAGTCAAGTGGGATTACAGCGAATGGCAGCCCATCCTTGCACCATGCGCTACCTGCAGACAGTCAAGGATCTTGGAAGTTAAGCCTGCACAGATATCTACAGTGGCTGTAAGGAATCCTGTCTTGCCACAATCTGAGGATGAAACTTCTGCGATACAGCTTCCGCCTGAAGATACTTCTTCTGTGGTACAACTTCCCCCTAAAGATACTTCTTCTTCTGGGGTACAACTTCCGCCTGAAGATACTTCTTCTGTGGTACAACTTCCGCCTGATGATACTTCTTCTGTGATACAACTTCAACCTGAAGATTCTTCCTCTGTGATACAACTTCAACCTGTTTTCCTGACAAATCTCCCCGAGATCAAGCCTGAAACCTTTGTCAAAACTAGACCACCTATTTTCAAGACTAATCCTTCTGAAATTCGTGCTAAAAACTTGGTCCCATCTACACCACCTCGTACACCTGCTATTTCATTCCCACCAACAATAAAACCAGGTTTTCCTTTAACGCCAGCTGTGCCAGGTGCTAATGGAATCAACCAAGTACGGTTGGTGTACCTTCCAGAAGGTTCCATTCAACAACTTTCTTCGGCCAACGCTGCAAGGATCATTCCTACATCTCAGGCCCCTAACCAAATACGAGAAAGTATTGATTCATTTCCGCCGTTGCCTTCCCCACAAGTTATTCAGTCAATTGACTTTTCGGATAAACAGAAGCGTGACCACGAAGGACGCATTGTGTCTGGTGGAGCAACTAATTCCTTACCCATGTCGTTGATTACAACACGTGGCCACGAAAATGATGCCCGAGAAAAGTTAAAACTTTTAGAGGCAGCTTTATCTGCTCCCTTTGAACAAGAGAGTGAAAAATTACCAAGAGTTTTCATTGCTCCATCACACGTACCCCCACCTCCTGGTTATGTAAAGATTCCTCTGGTTCCTCAAGGAAAGTCAGAATctcatggaaatggaaatgaaccACTTCCACCCACATTTCTTACACCAGACTCACGTAATCCTCCTCCAGGTTTTATCAAATTTGACCTTCCATCAACTGTTAGCAAATTATCGAAGGACATTCCTGTTGTGGTTCCAAACTCGCAAGTAGAACCGAATGTTATATTCAGTGGACCAACCATTTCTTCTACTCCAGGTCCCATCCGTCCAGATGCTGCTTTGAATTTCCAGGCCCAAAATTTACGGACAGGAAAAAATATAGTTTCCAGTGCACAGGTTTCTCAGGTTATTCCCAAAGAGGAATCAAAACCCACAGTTCCGCCTAAGTCTTTGGTTCCATCAGATCAAGCAGTTACTGAACCTAGGCCCCTTCCAGGACCTCTGAACTCTCTGCGTCCTATTCCACAGAGACCAGCTCCACTTCCTCAGAATGGTCCTCAGAATGGTTTTCAGACTCAATTCTTTCCACCACGCCAACCTTCTCCTTTTCCCCAACAGTCTTTATCTAACTTGAATCAGCCACATCCCTTTGCTCACAGACCTGGTCAACCTCTTCCTTTATTCCCAGGACAACCTGTAGTTCAACCTTTACCACATTCCGGTCAGCTTTTCCCTAGACCAGGTCAGCAATTTGTACAGCATAACCCAAGTACCCCAAGGCCAGAGAATCATTTTGTCCAGCCAAATCAGGTATTTCCAAATCAAGGTATCCCAAGGCCACTCCCACCATTCCCACAGGCAGGTCAGCCTCATAATCAACAATTCTTGCATCCTGGACAACCGGTCTTGCAACCTGGTCAGGGTTTCCCAAGAATAATTCAACATTTCCAACAACCAAACCACCCTCTCCCACACCCTGGCCAGAGACCTGTCAACACCAATCCAAATCAAAGTGTCTTCAGGTCCCCCAATGCTCCAGTTAAGTCAGATTTCCCAGACATTAATTCAAATTCCTTGAACCAACCCGAAAATTTTAATCAAGAGTTAGTTACTCCAGTACCATCTCCATCACCATCACTTCCGACCATTCCACCACTTGTGAATGTCCCTCATTCTATCCCTAAGTCAGTTGTACAGAATACTCCTCGTCCACAGCTGATCTCTCCATTCCCTCAAAAGGAGTTCCCTTCAGGCTCTCCAACACCCACAACTTTCTTCCAGTCGTCACCCAGACCAATCCCTTCAACTGAATCCCCAGTATTTCCTCAAAGGCCTACTTCCTTCTCAACACCAGAACCACCTGCTTTGATCCCATTGTCATCCCCAAGTCCTTTCTCTTCCAGCCGTAGTCCAACAACATTTACACCTGTCCCAGTGTTTCTAGATTCACACACGGTTGGTAGATCTGGTTTTTCTTCAACTGAAAGGCCAGAGCCTTTCACAACCCCAGTTCCTTTCACAACACCAGAGCCAGTTACTTTTACAACCCCAAGGCCTGCTCCATTCACAACCCCAAGGCCTGCTCCATTCACAACCCAAAGACCAGCTCCTTTCACAACCCCAACGCCATCTTTTATCATAACTCCAAGGCCAATATTGACCTCTTCGCAGCCACCCTTTTCCTCACTAAATCCTCAGCCTGTAACCTTCTCGCCACTTCCATTATTTGAAACTAGTTCACCTAGGAATCCATTCCAGCAAACATTTGGAATTGAAGAGACTGAATTGGAGACTTTACCCCCTCTACTTCATGAACATCAGAGCCTTGATATTTCAGGGGTCAAGGAACCTCAAATTCCATTTATACAAGAACCACAAGTTCAAAGTGCACATCCTCAGGATCCAGTAAGCCCGCAATTTACACCCAGTGAAGAACCTGTAACTGTACGCATCCCATCATTCCAAAGACCCCAAACAACAACACTCACTCGTTTTCCAGGGCCTCAGTCACCACGAATACCTGCTTTCCAAAGACCTGCACCTTCACTAATTGCTGATAATGAAAATTCCAAGGAAATTCAAGAGACTGGAAGAAGGCAGCGATTACCATTATTCCCTAGATTCCAGAGGCCTAGAGTAACCACGGTTGTACCAGAGGAAGAAGATCAGACTTTTCAACCAGAGATACTGACAACTGAATTTATACCAACAACTACACCATCCACACTGTCTACACCCTCTCAGCCTACAACAGTGAAGGTTACCACTTTCAAACCCAAGTTTAACTTTAATCTTGGAAACAGGCGTCCATTCTTTAGAAGAAAACAGAGGCCAACAGAAGAGGATGATAAAAAGGAGAAGGATGCTGGTGACAAGAAAACAGAACCAGTTACCCTATTCCCTCCATTTTCAGTAGCACGTACCCTTAACCCCCAGCGTGAAGATAAGAAAGAAGTTGATAAAAGTTCTGCAGCTGGTGAATCTGGGGTAACTGTTCCTCCGTCAGGAACTTTCGGTAGGCGTATCAGACCTCGTACAAAGTCACCTTCTGTTCGCTCTAATGACGAGTCAGATGCTGAATCACCAAGACCTAGTGGGCTAAGGGCTCGAGGACCAGTTAGCAATAGAGCAAGAGAGCTGCCTGATTGGCTGAAAGCTAGAAGGCGAGTCCGGGGCAGATTCCGTGGCTCTAGTACAACAACTGAAAATGTCAGAGTTGTTGATGATTTCTTAGAGGATGATATTCCTTTAGATGCCATAGAAAACAATGAATTTAGTGGGGCAGAGTCAACCTTAGTTGTATTCAGCAGGCCCTTAGAAAACGCAGTTTCAGGTGCTGTAATTGGCGAAGAAACTGAGAAAGTATTAGATGAGGAGGGGGAAATTAAATATGAGGAacaaaatcaggaagaaaaacaaattaagccAGATGAGAAACAAGTTGCTGAAGTTGTCACTGATTACTCCGATGGAAATTCCAGCATTCACCATGAATCTAGTGTGATTCCAGAGGATAGTATTGCCAGTGCAGATGCAGGCGTGTCAGTGGAACCGGAAGATGCTGCTGAATCTTACGAAGACTACACTTATGAGAGTACGGAATCAGTACCAGAGCCTGAGCCTGAACCATCAGACAAGTATGTAGCCGATTATAGCAAGTATGAGGACGACACAGAGGACACATCAGAGACGTATAACACCCATGACCAGCCCCGTAGGCAGTCCCCTTCTTTCCCCAACCCTCAGCCTACCCAACAAACAGTTATACATACCCCTGCACACTCACACCCACTCATTATCCCAAAAATTCCCTCTGTAGAGAATTCTGAAATAAACCCCGTAGAAACTCTTATAGATCACACAGTAGATGAAGTAGAGGACGCCACAGAAAGGTATGTAGGGAGTGAGAGTAGTGACGAGAATGAGCTTGTAGCGCTTCTTCCCATAGACAAAGAGACAGATGAACCAAATCTTGACATTGAAGTTGAtgttgaaaatgaatatgaatctGTAACAAAAAGAACGaattttagtcatgaaaataatagcTCTGAGATTGACAATGAAACTCATCAgctaggaggggagggggaggagggtgctGAAGGGGAAATGGATGGGGAGTCTCAGGAACATAGGGAAGATTCCTACCAGGAGTACAGTACAGAGCCTCCTGAAATATTATCGCTTTTCCCTAATGATTACTTCACTGCTCTTTCCCCAGGCCAGTCGCAGGAGTACGACTACTATGAATACGATTCCTACGAAGATGAGGGCAGCATAGAGGGCGTCGATCAGAACTTCGGAGGAAGCAGTGCACAAGTGGTCTTCGCTGTGCCAGTCACTGAGTATTATCCAGAGGACACAACTTGGATACAAGAACAGTTTGAAAGTACAGAAGAAAACGTAGAAGTAAATGACTCCGAGGTTGCTGTTCCAACCACTGAAGAGGCATTTCTTATGACAACTGAAGAACTAGAAGTTGGAATGGAAAGGAGTGATGCTACTACAGAATATCCATCGTTGGATGAGGATGAAGACGAGCCAGTTACTGAAAGCCAAGTTGAATATGAGGATGTAACTCCTTACTATAATATAGTAACAGAAATTCCTGAGGAGGAGGTACCTGTGTCTACACTAGATTACTCTGAATCTTTTGTAACCGCAGAGAACTCCACCACAGCTGTTCCCacaacaacagttcctcccacCACAACTGTTCCAGTACTCACTAATGTAGGGACCTCATCGACAACAGCACCAAGACCTGCTTCTATACGTCCATTATATGCTCGCCTCCAGAGCATTGGGAAGAAGGAAGCAGAAGTTGCCATAAAGAAACTTGGTAGACATCCTAAAATTCTTGGCCAGTCCACTGTAACCGAGATTCGTTCCTCTGATCCAGTCATCTGTTTCCGAGATAACCAGTGTGTCAGAGCACGAGGACAGAGAAGGCGTGGCAACTACAAGCCATGA